Within bacterium, the genomic segment AAAACCGTATTGTTTGTAATACAAAGTGTAATTAAGTTCATGTCGGTAAAACTGAATCAACCACAAAATACAAAATCCAATCGTTATGTCAAACATTTTACATGTTCAGGAATTATCTAAATCTTATCGCAGCGGTTCGCGCGATCTCACAGTACTCCATGACGTTTCGTTTTCTATACAAAGCGGCTCGACGTGCGCCGTGGTGGGACCGTCGGGAAGCGGAAAAACTACTTTACTCGGATTGTGCGCCGGGCTTGATCACCCGAGCAGGGGATCGGTTCATCTGAACGATACGCAAATGGATCTTTTGGATGAAGATGCCCGCGCACTGCTTCGAAACCAGCACGTGGGATTTGTGTTTCAGAATTTTCAACTGATACCGACGCTGACCGCGCTGGAGAATGTCATGGTGCCTCTGGAACTCAGAGGGGAATCGCGGGCGGACGTCTTTGCGCAAACGTGGCTGGAGCGCGTGGGCCTTGGAGACCGTATGGACCATTATCCTGTGCAGTTGTCCGGGGGTGAGCAGCAGCGCGTTGCGCTTGCGAGAGCTTTTATCAATCAACCTAAAATTCTATTCGCAGACGAGCCTACCGGAAATCTGGACGACGAGACCAGTCATAAAATTGTAGAGCTGCTTTTTGAATTGAATAAAGAGATCGGAACGGCATTAGTATTGGTTACGCATAATCTGGAATTGGCTCAACTGACGCAGCGCATCATTCGATTGCGCAGCGGAAAAATAGTTTCTGATGAGCCAACCCAGAGTCAAAATAATTAATGTGCTTATCAGGTTTACTCACATACGTCATGGTGAGCGGAGTCGAACCATGACCAAGTTTAGTAAAATCAGTCTTCGACTTCGCTCAGACTGAAGGGTTCTCTTTCATTTGTGAGCCAACCCGATAAGCACAATAATTAATGATGTGAGGAACATTGCCCGTAAAAGGCACAAAAAGATTCAGAAAATTATTTTTTAATTTGCATTTCGTTCGTGTTATTTAGTGTGTTTCGCGGGCCCATGGTTTTAATTTTTTACTCGTATGACAGACATGAATTTTAAAAAACCTCATTTTACGATAACCGATCCCTGGATCTGGAAAATGGCATGGCGCGACGGACGCCATCATTGGCAGAGATTATTTCTATTTCTTTTGTCCATCGTTATGGGAACGGCGGCGTTGGTGGCGATTCAGTCCATGAGCGACAATCTGAAAAGGGATATTGACGACCAAGCTAAAACGC encodes:
- a CDS encoding ABC transporter ATP-binding protein, with protein sequence MSNILHVQELSKSYRSGSRDLTVLHDVSFSIQSGSTCAVVGPSGSGKTTLLGLCAGLDHPSRGSVHLNDTQMDLLDEDARALLRNQHVGFVFQNFQLIPTLTALENVMVPLELRGESRADVFAQTWLERVGLGDRMDHYPVQLSGGEQQRVALARAFINQPKILFADEPTGNLDDETSHKIVELLFELNKEIGTALVLVTHNLELAQLTQRIIRLRSGKIVSDEPTQSQNN